The Mycolicibacterium mageritense genome contains a region encoding:
- a CDS encoding SDR family NAD(P)-dependent oxidoreductase — MKLHGATALVTGSNRGLGHHFAVELLARGAKVYATARRPELVEVPGAEILRLDITDPASVAEVAELAGDVDVLINNAADTAGGNLVSGDLDAIRSTMDSNYYGTLAMIRAFAPILARNGGGAILNVLSAAAWTTVDGNTAYAAAKSAEWGLTNGVRIELADQGTLVAALVPGLVGTQTLFDFAERTGIPLPEDDVVDPADLARLALDGLEAGDIEILDRIGADAKAGLAGPPRAFAL; from the coding sequence ATGAAGCTGCACGGCGCCACCGCCCTGGTCACAGGTTCGAATCGCGGGCTCGGCCACCATTTCGCGGTCGAACTCCTCGCGCGGGGCGCGAAGGTCTACGCCACCGCACGGCGGCCCGAACTTGTCGAGGTACCCGGGGCCGAGATCCTGCGCCTTGACATCACCGACCCTGCGTCGGTCGCGGAGGTCGCAGAACTGGCAGGCGACGTCGACGTGTTGATCAACAACGCGGCGGACACCGCCGGTGGGAACCTCGTGTCCGGCGACCTGGACGCGATCCGGTCGACGATGGACTCGAACTACTACGGCACTCTCGCGATGATCCGGGCGTTCGCGCCGATCCTGGCCCGCAACGGGGGCGGCGCCATCCTCAACGTGCTTTCGGCCGCGGCGTGGACCACCGTCGACGGCAACACCGCCTACGCCGCCGCCAAATCCGCCGAATGGGGACTGACCAACGGCGTCCGGATCGAACTCGCCGACCAGGGAACCCTCGTCGCCGCCCTGGTCCCCGGACTGGTCGGCACCCAGACGTTGTTCGACTTCGCCGAGAGAACAGGCATCCCACTGCCCGAAGATGACGTGGTCGACCCGGCCGACTTGGCGCGGTTGGCCCTCGACGGGCTCGAAGCCGGGGACATCGAAATCCTGGACCGTATCGGCGCCGACGCCAAGGCCGGCCTTGCCGGGCCGCCCCGGGCGTTCGCGTTGTAG
- a CDS encoding TetR/AcrR family transcriptional regulator, which produces MTSPVRPLRADAARNRELLLAAAEEEFAERGLEASVADIARRAGVAKGTVFRHFATKEDLIASIVCGHVATLACVAHRLADAPDPGAALLEFLTVAAHQRQQHDLTFLQSVSDGDSRVTAVRDELLTRIGELVAKARDAGAIRSDITAMDVFLLMCAPVHAVENLPDPAPELWRRYLAIIFDGLRPQGAHPLPQPPP; this is translated from the coding sequence GTGACGTCACCTGTTCGGCCGCTCCGCGCGGATGCAGCCCGCAACCGCGAGTTGCTCCTGGCTGCGGCCGAAGAAGAGTTCGCCGAACGGGGCCTTGAGGCGTCGGTGGCCGACATCGCGCGCCGCGCGGGCGTGGCCAAGGGCACGGTGTTTCGTCACTTCGCGACGAAAGAGGATCTGATCGCCTCGATCGTCTGCGGACACGTCGCCACGCTCGCGTGCGTTGCGCACCGGCTGGCGGACGCGCCGGATCCCGGGGCGGCGCTGCTCGAGTTCCTGACCGTGGCCGCCCACCAGCGCCAGCAACACGACCTGACGTTCCTGCAGTCGGTCAGCGACGGTGACTCACGCGTGACCGCGGTCCGCGACGAACTGCTCACGCGTATCGGGGAACTCGTCGCGAAGGCTCGCGACGCCGGTGCCATACGCTCTGACATCACCGCGATGGATGTCTTCCTGTTGATGTGTGCACCCGTTCATGCAGTCGAGAACCTGCCCGACCCGGCACCCGAGCTGTGGCGGCGTTACCTTGCGATCATCTTCGACGGCCTACGTCCTCAAGGCGCCCATCCGCTGCCGCAACCACCGCCCTGA
- a CDS encoding rhomboid family intramembrane serine protease — protein sequence MSYPYPQQSPAETPACYRHPDRPTYVSCTRCGRYICPDCMRAAAVGHQCVECVDEGAKSVRAPRTQFGGVARQGAPVLTYTLIALNVLMFVLQMAVHNLTDDLTLWPNGVAVYDQYYRLGTSMFLHYGAAHLLFNMWALYVVGPPLEGWLGRLRFGVLYALSGLGGSVLVYLLSAPNTPTAGASGAIFGLFGAVFVVARRLNLDVKWVAVVIGINLVFTFVGPALGTGAISWQGHLGGLVTGAAIAAAFVYPPRKQRTAVQAAASVAALVLFAGLVFWRTGSLLTSLGLT from the coding sequence GTGAGCTACCCCTATCCGCAGCAGTCGCCTGCCGAGACACCGGCCTGTTACCGGCACCCGGACCGGCCGACGTACGTCAGCTGCACGCGCTGCGGCCGCTACATCTGCCCCGACTGCATGCGCGCTGCCGCCGTCGGGCACCAGTGCGTCGAGTGCGTCGACGAGGGCGCCAAGTCCGTGCGCGCACCACGCACCCAGTTCGGTGGGGTCGCCCGGCAGGGCGCACCGGTGCTCACCTACACGCTCATCGCGCTGAACGTGCTGATGTTCGTGCTGCAGATGGCCGTCCACAACCTGACCGACGACCTGACGTTGTGGCCCAACGGCGTTGCGGTCTATGACCAGTACTACCGGCTGGGGACGTCGATGTTCCTGCACTACGGCGCCGCGCATCTGCTGTTCAACATGTGGGCGTTGTATGTGGTGGGGCCGCCGCTTGAGGGCTGGCTGGGCCGGCTGCGGTTCGGCGTGCTATATGCGCTGAGCGGGCTCGGCGGGTCGGTGCTGGTCTATCTGCTGTCTGCGCCCAACACCCCGACGGCCGGTGCCTCAGGCGCGATCTTCGGTCTGTTCGGTGCGGTCTTCGTGGTGGCCCGGCGGCTCAATCTCGACGTGAAATGGGTGGCCGTGGTCATCGGCATCAACCTGGTGTTCACGTTCGTCGGGCCGGCGCTCGGCACGGGGGCGATCAGCTGGCAGGGCCATCTCGGCGGCCTGGTGACCGGCGCGGCGATCGCCGCGGCTTTCGTCTACCCGCCACGCAAGCAGCGCACCGCGGTGCAGGCCGCGGCTTCGGTCGCGGCCCTCGTGCTGTTCGCGGGATTGGTCTTCTGGCGCACCGGCAGCCTGCTCACGTCGCTCGGGCTGACCTGA
- a CDS encoding TetR/AcrR family transcriptional regulator, with the protein MAGRPVDHQRRAELLDAIVDYAVEQGFSELTWRPVAAALGVTSNTLVHHFGTKEQMFSAVLERLRARIVADTDELLGEHPDLATAARVTWERTSDPKRGLEFRLFFAVYGRALQAPQQFSDFLDRVVADWIRALIEMQGPDVDPGTAKRRATLVIATIRGLLLDLLTTGDHDRVHDAAEAFLAAL; encoded by the coding sequence ATGGCCGGACGGCCGGTGGATCATCAAAGACGGGCCGAGTTGCTGGATGCCATCGTCGATTACGCCGTCGAGCAGGGCTTCTCCGAGCTGACGTGGCGCCCGGTCGCCGCCGCGCTGGGTGTCACGTCGAACACGCTCGTGCATCACTTCGGCACCAAAGAACAGATGTTCTCGGCCGTCCTCGAACGCCTACGGGCGCGCATCGTCGCCGACACCGACGAGCTGCTGGGCGAGCACCCGGATCTGGCGACCGCTGCCCGCGTGACATGGGAACGGACGTCGGATCCGAAGCGCGGGCTGGAGTTTCGGTTGTTCTTCGCCGTGTACGGCCGCGCGCTGCAAGCCCCGCAGCAGTTCTCGGACTTTCTGGATCGGGTGGTCGCCGACTGGATCCGCGCGCTCATTGAGATGCAGGGCCCCGACGTGGATCCCGGGACGGCAAAGCGGCGCGCAACGCTCGTGATCGCAACGATTCGCGGCCTGCTCCTCGACCTGCTGACCACCGGCGACCACGACCGGGTTCATGACGCGGCGGAGGCATTTCTGGCCGCCCTGTGA
- a CDS encoding LLM class flavin-dependent oxidoreductase, whose translation MRLSVLDLVPVRTDQTTADALTATTHLAQTADRLGYTRYWIAEHHNMPAVAATSPPVLIAHLAAHTAQLRLGSGGVMLPNHAPLAVAEQFALLEAAHPGRIDLGIGRAPGSDPVTSLALRGAAGRDERDIEAFPQYLDDVVALMGARGVRVPLPRDLLRENYVLKATPVAVTEPRMWLLGSSMYSAHLAAAKGLPYVFAHHFSGHGTAEALAVYRDEFQPSELAAEPVTFLTVNAVVAETSEEAEALILPQLQMMGRLRTGQPLGPLDLVEDAEATTMTPQAQAIVAAGLQRAVVGSPTEAADQVRALAEEFGVDEVMVNPVASARRGADPATATARDTTLELLAKELF comes from the coding sequence ATGCGCCTTTCTGTCCTCGACCTTGTTCCGGTGCGTACCGACCAGACCACGGCCGACGCGCTGACGGCCACCACGCATCTCGCGCAGACCGCCGACCGGCTGGGCTACACCCGCTATTGGATCGCCGAGCACCACAACATGCCTGCCGTGGCGGCCACCAGCCCGCCCGTGTTGATCGCGCATCTCGCGGCCCATACGGCGCAGTTGCGGTTGGGCTCGGGTGGTGTGATGCTGCCCAATCACGCACCGTTGGCCGTCGCGGAACAGTTCGCGTTGCTGGAGGCCGCGCACCCGGGTCGCATCGACCTCGGCATCGGCCGGGCGCCCGGCTCCGACCCGGTCACATCGTTGGCGTTGCGCGGCGCGGCCGGTCGCGACGAGCGCGACATCGAAGCGTTCCCGCAGTATCTCGACGACGTGGTCGCGCTGATGGGCGCGCGCGGGGTTCGGGTGCCGTTGCCGCGGGATCTGTTGCGCGAGAACTACGTTCTGAAGGCCACGCCCGTCGCGGTCACCGAGCCGCGGATGTGGTTGCTCGGCTCGTCGATGTATTCGGCGCATCTGGCCGCCGCCAAGGGCCTGCCGTACGTGTTCGCGCATCACTTCTCCGGGCATGGCACGGCCGAGGCGCTGGCCGTCTACCGCGACGAGTTCCAGCCCTCCGAGCTGGCCGCCGAGCCGGTGACGTTCCTGACGGTCAATGCCGTGGTGGCCGAGACCAGTGAAGAGGCCGAGGCGCTGATCCTGCCGCAGTTGCAGATGATGGGCCGGCTGCGCACCGGCCAGCCGCTCGGGCCTTTGGATCTGGTCGAGGATGCCGAAGCGACCACCATGACTCCGCAGGCGCAGGCCATTGTGGCCGCCGGACTGCAACGTGCGGTGGTCGGTTCACCGACCGAGGCCGCCGATCAGGTACGCGCGTTGGCCGAGGAGTTCGGCGTCGACGAGGTCATGGTCAACCCCGTGGCGTCTGCGCGGCGCGGGGCCGACCCGGCGACCGCGACAGCGCGCGACACGACGCTGGAACTGCTGGCCAAAGAGCTGTTCTAG
- a CDS encoding FAD-binding oxidoreductase yields MTNVLSELIAELPEGVVVTDPDILASYRQDRAADPAAGTPLAVVRPYRTEEVQTVMRWATAHKVAVVPRGAGTGLSGGATALDGGIVLSTEKMRDITVDTVTRTAVVQPGLLNAEVKKAVAEHGLWYPPDPSSYEICSIGGNIATNAGGLCCVKYGVTTDYVLGLQVVLADGTAVRLGGPRLKDVAGLSLTKLFVGSEGTLGVVTEVTLRLLPPQHSPCTVVATFDSVAAAASAVVKITGKIRPSMLEFMDAAAINAVEDKLRMGLDRTAAAMLVAASDDRGAAGADDAEFMAAVFTEYGATEVFSTSDPTEGEAFVAARRFAIPAVEAKGSLLLEDVGVPLPALADLVSGVAKIAAERDLLISVIAHAGDGNTHPLIVFDPADADMARRAELAFGEIMDLAIGLGGTITGEHGVGRLKRPWLAGQIGPDAMALNQRIKQALDPDNILNPGAAI; encoded by the coding sequence ATCACAAATGTGCTGTCAGAGCTGATCGCCGAACTGCCCGAGGGTGTCGTCGTCACCGACCCCGACATCCTGGCGTCCTACCGGCAGGACCGGGCCGCCGACCCGGCCGCGGGTACACCGCTTGCCGTGGTCCGCCCGTACCGCACCGAGGAAGTGCAGACCGTGATGCGCTGGGCGACCGCGCACAAGGTGGCCGTGGTTCCGCGTGGCGCCGGAACCGGGCTGTCCGGCGGCGCCACGGCGCTCGACGGCGGCATCGTGCTGTCCACCGAGAAGATGCGCGACATCACGGTCGACACCGTCACCCGCACGGCCGTCGTACAGCCGGGGCTGCTCAACGCCGAAGTCAAGAAGGCCGTCGCCGAGCACGGCCTTTGGTACCCGCCGGATCCGTCGTCGTACGAGATCTGCAGCATCGGCGGCAACATCGCCACCAACGCGGGCGGGCTGTGCTGCGTCAAGTACGGCGTCACCACCGACTACGTGCTGGGCCTGCAGGTGGTGCTTGCCGACGGCACCGCGGTGCGGCTCGGCGGCCCACGCCTGAAAGACGTTGCGGGCCTGAGCCTCACGAAACTGTTCGTCGGCAGCGAGGGCACGCTCGGCGTCGTCACCGAAGTGACGCTGCGGCTGTTGCCGCCGCAGCATTCGCCGTGCACCGTGGTGGCCACCTTCGACTCCGTGGCGGCGGCGGCCAGCGCGGTCGTCAAGATCACCGGCAAGATCCGGCCGTCGATGCTGGAGTTCATGGACGCCGCGGCCATCAACGCGGTCGAGGACAAACTGCGCATGGGCCTGGACCGGACGGCCGCCGCGATGTTGGTGGCCGCCTCCGACGACCGGGGCGCGGCCGGTGCCGACGACGCCGAGTTCATGGCCGCGGTGTTCACCGAATACGGTGCCACAGAGGTGTTCTCGACGTCCGACCCGACCGAGGGCGAGGCGTTCGTCGCGGCCCGCCGGTTCGCGATCCCTGCGGTCGAGGCCAAGGGCTCACTGCTGCTCGAAGATGTCGGGGTGCCGCTGCCCGCGCTGGCCGATCTGGTGAGCGGCGTCGCGAAGATCGCCGCCGAGCGCGATCTGCTGATCTCGGTCATCGCGCATGCCGGCGACGGCAACACGCACCCCTTGATCGTGTTCGACCCGGCCGATGCCGACATGGCGCGTCGCGCCGAGCTCGCGTTCGGCGAGATCATGGATCTGGCCATCGGGCTTGGCGGCACCATCACGGGTGAGCACGGGGTCGGCCGATTGAAGCGGCCCTGGCTGGCCGGTCAGATCGGGCCCGACGCCATGGCGCTCAACCAGCGGATCAAGCAGGCACTCGACCCGGACAACATCCTGAACCCGGGCGCGGCGATCTAG
- a CDS encoding uracil-DNA glycosylase: MPQLRHPRTGELFASPVPAGSGWPGDPATADTPVAKTAAQVRRRAAAVTEIDELDALVSVCRACPRLVAWREEVAVVKRKSFADQPYWGRPATGFGSQRPRIFIVGLAPAAQGANRTGRVFTGDRSGDFLFAALHRTGLANQAQSLDAADGLRLIDTRMAAAVRCAPPANAPTPDERSTCAPWLDAEWRLVGPHVRVIVALGGFAWRAALEMAGAAVRPAPKFGHGATATITTPFGQVTLLGCFHPSQQNTFTGRLTPAMLDDIFVTAIRLGNEPAGS, translated from the coding sequence ATGCCTCAGCTGCGCCACCCTAGGACCGGGGAGCTCTTCGCATCACCCGTGCCCGCCGGGTCGGGCTGGCCCGGCGACCCGGCCACCGCGGACACCCCGGTCGCGAAGACCGCCGCGCAGGTACGGCGGCGCGCCGCCGCGGTGACCGAGATCGACGAGCTCGACGCGTTGGTGTCGGTGTGCCGGGCCTGCCCCCGGCTGGTCGCGTGGCGTGAGGAAGTTGCCGTCGTCAAGCGCAAATCCTTTGCCGATCAACCGTATTGGGGTCGCCCCGCAACGGGGTTCGGTTCACAGCGGCCGCGCATCTTCATCGTCGGCCTGGCGCCCGCCGCGCAGGGTGCCAACCGCACCGGCCGCGTGTTCACCGGCGACCGTTCGGGGGACTTCCTGTTCGCCGCGCTGCACCGGACCGGTCTGGCGAACCAGGCCCAGAGCCTGGACGCCGCCGACGGCCTGCGGTTGATCGACACCAGAATGGCCGCCGCGGTGCGCTGCGCACCGCCCGCCAACGCGCCGACCCCCGACGAACGTTCGACCTGCGCGCCGTGGCTCGACGCCGAATGGCGGCTGGTGGGTCCGCACGTGCGGGTGATCGTGGCCCTGGGCGGGTTCGCATGGCGGGCCGCGCTCGAGATGGCCGGCGCCGCGGTCAGGCCTGCGCCGAAGTTCGGCCATGGTGCGACGGCGACGATCACGACGCCGTTCGGCCAGGTCACGCTGCTCGGCTGCTTCCACCCGAGCCAGCAGAACACCTTCACGGGCCGGCTCACCCCGGCGATGCTCGATGACATCTTCGTCACTGCGATACGGCTGGGGAACGAACCCGCCGGGTCATGA
- a CDS encoding MFS transporter: protein MTDTKRGPLLLILFAALMAGAGNGISIVAFPWLVLQRNGSALDASIVAMAGTLPLLVATLIAGAAVDYLGRRRVSMLSDLLSALSVAAVPALSLAFGVEAINVAVLAVLAAFGAFFDPAGMTARETMLPEAAGRAGWTLDHANSVYEAVFNLAYIVGPGIGGLLIATLGGINTMWVTAAAFGFSIAAISMLRLEGAGQPDRTELPEGVWSGIVEGLRFVWHTPVLRTLAIVDLVATGLYMPMESVLFPKYFTDRNEPAQLGWVLMALSIGGLVGALGYAVMSKYLSRRATMLIAVITLGVAMTVIAFLPPLPLILVLCAIVGFVYGPIAPIYNYVMQTKAPSHLRGRVVGVMGSLAYAAGPLGLVVAGPLADAAGLHATFLALSLPMLVLGLVAIALPALRQLDSDTRH from the coding sequence ATGACCGACACCAAACGCGGCCCGCTGCTGCTGATCCTGTTCGCCGCGCTGATGGCCGGTGCGGGCAACGGCATATCGATCGTGGCGTTTCCGTGGCTCGTGTTGCAGCGCAACGGATCCGCCCTCGACGCATCGATCGTCGCGATGGCAGGAACGCTGCCACTGCTGGTAGCCACCCTGATCGCCGGGGCTGCGGTTGATTACCTCGGCCGGCGCCGGGTCTCGATGCTGTCGGATCTGCTCTCGGCGCTGTCGGTCGCGGCCGTCCCGGCACTGTCCCTGGCGTTCGGGGTCGAGGCGATCAACGTCGCGGTGCTCGCGGTGCTGGCCGCGTTCGGCGCGTTCTTCGACCCCGCCGGGATGACCGCGCGCGAGACCATGCTGCCCGAGGCCGCGGGCCGCGCCGGGTGGACCCTGGACCACGCCAACAGTGTCTACGAGGCCGTGTTCAACCTGGCCTACATCGTCGGGCCCGGCATCGGCGGCCTGCTCATCGCCACGCTCGGCGGCATCAACACCATGTGGGTGACCGCCGCGGCGTTCGGCTTCTCCATCGCGGCCATCTCGATGCTGCGGCTCGAGGGCGCAGGCCAGCCCGACCGTACCGAGCTGCCCGAAGGGGTGTGGTCCGGAATCGTCGAAGGGCTCAGATTCGTGTGGCACACCCCGGTGTTGCGCACGCTGGCGATCGTCGACCTGGTCGCGACGGGGCTGTACATGCCGATGGAGAGCGTGCTGTTCCCGAAGTACTTCACCGACCGCAACGAGCCCGCGCAACTGGGGTGGGTGCTGATGGCGTTGAGCATCGGCGGACTCGTCGGCGCGCTCGGCTACGCGGTGATGTCGAAGTACCTGAGCCGCCGGGCCACGATGCTGATCGCGGTGATCACCCTGGGAGTGGCGATGACGGTCATCGCGTTCCTGCCGCCGCTGCCGCTGATCCTGGTGCTGTGCGCGATCGTCGGGTTCGTCTACGGACCGATCGCGCCGATCTACAACTACGTCATGCAGACCAAGGCGCCCTCACACCTGCGCGGGCGCGTGGTCGGTGTGATGGGATCGCTCGCCTACGCCGCGGGCCCGCTGGGTCTGGTGGTGGCCGGACCGCTGGCCGACGCCGCCGGGCTGCACGCGACCTTCCTGGCGTTGTCGCTGCCCATGCTGGTGCTCGGCCTGGTCGCGATAGCACTGCCCGCGCTGCGGCAGCTGGACTCCGACACGCGTCACTGA
- a CDS encoding zinc-dependent alcohol dehydrogenase family protein produces the protein MAAVVVFDEFGGPDVLRIVDEPVSEPGPGELRVRIEAFGVNRLDQMMRVGESPAPIRLPHARLGVEGTGTVDAVGAGVDGVSIGDEVIITAVPDADVRGTYAEYTIVPAARVIARPDGIDAVGAAALWVSYSTAYGALVEKAGMRPGDQVLITAASSGVGLAAIQIANQIGAVPLAVTRSSDKTEALLNAGAAVVITSDSENVAEAARRHSDGDGVDIIVDSVMGPGLAELAGAAKVGGTLVTVGWLDPRPASFPMKPITIHRYASFEHTLDPVAVRRIASFLAAGLRSQALRPTVDRVFAFTGVADAHRYLEQGRQVGKIVVTV, from the coding sequence ATGGCAGCAGTCGTCGTATTCGACGAGTTCGGTGGACCCGACGTGCTGCGGATCGTCGACGAGCCGGTCAGTGAGCCGGGTCCGGGTGAATTACGGGTCAGAATCGAGGCATTCGGGGTCAACCGGCTCGATCAGATGATGCGCGTGGGGGAGTCGCCCGCGCCGATCCGGCTCCCGCATGCGCGCCTCGGTGTTGAGGGCACCGGTACCGTCGACGCGGTCGGTGCAGGCGTCGACGGGGTCTCCATCGGCGACGAGGTCATCATCACCGCGGTGCCCGACGCCGACGTGCGTGGCACGTACGCCGAGTACACGATCGTCCCGGCCGCCCGGGTGATCGCGCGCCCCGACGGCATCGACGCGGTCGGCGCCGCCGCTCTGTGGGTGTCGTACTCCACCGCTTATGGTGCGCTCGTCGAGAAAGCCGGGATGCGCCCCGGTGACCAAGTACTGATCACCGCGGCGTCGAGCGGGGTGGGTCTGGCCGCCATCCAGATCGCCAACCAGATCGGCGCGGTTCCGCTCGCCGTCACACGCAGTTCCGACAAGACGGAAGCACTGCTGAACGCCGGTGCGGCCGTGGTGATCACGTCCGACAGCGAAAACGTCGCCGAGGCCGCCAGGCGCCACAGCGACGGCGACGGCGTCGACATCATCGTCGACTCGGTGATGGGCCCGGGGCTTGCCGAACTGGCCGGCGCCGCGAAGGTCGGGGGAACGCTCGTGACCGTCGGCTGGCTGGATCCTCGCCCTGCGTCGTTTCCCATGAAGCCCATCACGATCCACCGCTACGCGAGCTTCGAGCACACGCTCGACCCGGTCGCGGTACGGCGGATCGCGTCGTTCCTGGCCGCCGGGCTGCGCAGTCAAGCGCTTCGCCCCACCGTTGACCGGGTGTTCGCGTTCACCGGCGTCGCCGACGCGCACCGTTACCTCGAGCAGGGGCGGCAGGTGGGCAAGATTGTCGTCACGGTCTGA
- a CDS encoding amidohydrolase family protein yields the protein MKIVGLEEHMATADLFAAWRRHGGEGLTTQMTERAAAPLVDLGEGRLRDMDQAGIDTAVLSVTTPGLQQFPEAEAVALQAPTNDVLADAVRRHPDRFQGFATLATSSPAAAAGELGRCIADLGLHGVMLHTMAGNDFLDDKRYWDIFEAADHHRAPVYLHPSRPAAAVDTTYYRGLGDSVDGILGTGAPGWHYQTGIALLRLILAGVFDRFPNLRIILGHWGEMVLFYLDRIAVLDRFASLQRPLIDYFHTNVYVTPGGIASHRYLRWAIEVVGVDRVMHASDYPFNSPQDFAARDFVTTAPLERDDQEKIAYRNWDNVIGHIQR from the coding sequence ATGAAAATCGTTGGCCTTGAAGAACATATGGCGACCGCCGACTTGTTCGCCGCATGGCGACGGCATGGGGGCGAAGGCTTGACGACGCAGATGACGGAAAGGGCCGCCGCGCCGTTGGTCGATCTCGGCGAAGGCCGACTGCGCGACATGGACCAGGCAGGGATCGACACCGCGGTGCTGTCGGTGACCACGCCCGGCCTGCAGCAGTTCCCCGAAGCCGAGGCTGTTGCCCTACAGGCGCCGACCAACGACGTCCTCGCCGACGCCGTGCGTCGTCACCCGGACCGTTTTCAAGGTTTCGCGACGCTGGCCACATCGTCACCGGCTGCGGCGGCGGGCGAACTCGGGCGCTGCATCGCCGATCTCGGCCTGCACGGCGTCATGCTGCACACCATGGCGGGCAACGATTTTCTCGACGACAAGCGGTACTGGGACATCTTCGAGGCCGCCGACCACCACCGCGCCCCGGTGTATCTGCACCCGAGCCGGCCGGCCGCCGCCGTGGACACCACGTACTACCGGGGCCTCGGGGATTCCGTCGACGGAATTCTGGGCACCGGTGCCCCCGGATGGCACTACCAGACCGGGATCGCACTGCTGCGGCTGATACTGGCAGGCGTGTTCGACCGCTTCCCGAACCTCCGAATCATCCTCGGGCACTGGGGCGAAATGGTGTTGTTCTATCTCGACCGCATCGCCGTGCTCGATCGGTTCGCCAGCCTGCAGCGGCCGCTGATCGACTACTTCCACACCAACGTTTACGTCACCCCTGGCGGTATCGCGAGCCACCGCTACCTTCGCTGGGCCATCGAAGTCGTCGGCGTCGACCGTGTCATGCACGCGTCGGACTACCCGTTCAACAGCCCGCAGGATTTCGCGGCCCGCGACTTTGTCACCACGGCTCCACTGGAGCGCGACGATCAGGAAAAGATCGCTTATCGCAACTGGGACAACGTCATCGGACACATACAGCGGTAA